GCGAGCACCTCCCGGGTGAGCAGCCGTGGACTGCGCAGCGCGGCGAGCACGGACGGATCGGGGCGGTAGCGGGCGCGCTCGTCCGCGGTCTTCTGGGGAGGGGTCACTGCGATTCCTTCGAGCGAAGCGGGCGCCGGCGGCCCGAGCTGTCGGCTAGCAGCCTACCGGTCCCGGGTCGTGGCGCGATCCCGGCGCTCGACGCTGGTGCAGCAGGTGCTCGAGCACGCCGTCGAGCACTTCGAGACCGTCGGCGACCCCTCCGGGCGATCCCGGCAGCGTGACCACGAAGGTGTCGCCGGCGAAGCCCGCCACCCCGCGGGTGATGAGCGCGAGCGGCGACGAGGCGAGGCCGCGACGGCGGATCTCCTCGATCACACCCGGCACCCGCACGTCGAGCAGCGGGTCGACGACCTCCGGGGTGAGGTCGCTCGGCGAGACTCCGGTGCCGCCGGTGACGATGACGACGGCGGCCCGCTCCTCGAGCGCGGCCCGCACCGCCGCCCCGACGGGCTCGCCGTCGGGGACGACGACCGGCGCCCCGGTCTCGAAGCCGCGCTCCCCCAGCCAATCCCGGATCAGCGGCCCGGTGCGGTCGATCGAGCGGCCGGCCGCCGCGCTGGTCGATGCGACGACGGCCACGGCCCGACGCCCGGCCTCCGACCCGCCGGGGCCGTCGCCACCGCCGACGACGCCATTCACGCGGCCTCCCAGTCGCCGCTCTTGCCGCCCGACTTGGCGAGCACCCGCGTGCCGGTGATCTCCGCGTGCTTGTGCACCGCCTTG
This DNA window, taken from Leucobacter tenebrionis, encodes the following:
- a CDS encoding MogA/MoaB family molybdenum cofactor biosynthesis protein, with amino-acid sequence MNGVVGGGDGPGGSEAGRRAVAVVASTSAAAGRSIDRTGPLIRDWLGERGFETGAPVVVPDGEPVGAAVRAALEERAAVVIVTGGTGVSPSDLTPEVVDPLLDVRVPGVIEEIRRRGLASSPLALITRGVAGFAGDTFVVTLPGSPGGVADGLEVLDGVLEHLLHQRRAPGSRHDPGPVGC